In Oscillatoria sp. FACHB-1407, the sequence ATTCACAACATCACTGAATTAGTCCACTTTACCCAACGAATTCGAGCGGCAATTTTGGGCGATCGCTTTTTAGAAGAGTTTGGGCATTGGCTAGCGGAGGGAAGTAGGGAGTAGGGAGTGGTTCGACAAGCTCACCAACAGGGGAGTAGAGGAGTAACCTACTTTTCCCTCTTGCCGATCTCATCCGAATGGAGTATGCCACAATCACCTGTCTGGTGGACTGTCTAGCGGGTCACGTTTCCCTACTATAGAAATTGAGGGGATGGCGTTGCGGGGGCGATCGCTATCCCCTCAACCCTTAGGGGTTTTGCATTTAGACCTTGTCTTGAGCGGGTGGCACAACACGAACCTGAGTTAGGGTTTGGCTTAGCTCATTGAGAAACTCAATATCATCTTTAGGTAACGTCCAGGAGCCATCACTCAGCAATCCTCGCTGCAACGGTTGCTTCTCAAGAAACGCAAATGCCTGCCGAAACTGTTGTGGAGTCGCGGCGATCGGTGCGTCAAAGTGGCAGGGAATAATTTGCTGAAAGTCCCAACTTGCCACTTGATTTGCCCAGGCGATCGTCTCTTTGGGGGCACGATTGAGAATCAACGCCTGCAAAATTGGGGCAACGAGTAACTGTCCATTGCGACTCAAGAGCTTGAAGGCAGCTTGCCAATCGGGTTTCCAACGAAAGGGAAATAGCCCAAAATAGGCTTTTTTGGAGCGATCGGGAGCCTTAAAGGACTCTCTCACGGCTTCAAGTAATGTTGGAGTCGCTAGAGCTTGCGGTTGAAAGTACAGAGCAAACAAGGTGACCCGATGCCAACCCTTGCGCCGATTAGCGGGTATATCTCGAACTGGATCGGCAGCACTGTCCTTGGCATGAAAGAGCAGCGGATAGGGGTCAAGCTGTACCACTTCTGGTGGCTCATCGGGGATAGAGACGATGGAATCTGTGACGAGTAACGTGTGCGATCGCCTGTGCAACAATGCCACTTCGCCAAACCAGCGTCGCCCCAAATCAACCGTCAACACGGCATAGTCAAACTCGTCGCTAAAGGGTGCGTCCTGGCTATTTTCGGGGAGAGTGTG encodes:
- a CDS encoding DUF4336 domain-containing protein codes for the protein MTTQEIQQPELPNLDVNPQEWSWSYWFVVPLYPYSQRRTLRKEVVKDTVWTFEQIQGIFYVVVPIRMTVVRLESGGLLVYAPIAPTRECIRLLNELTAQHGDVKYIILPTVSGIEHKVFVGPFARFFPNAQVFVAPNQWSFPINLPLSWLGFPRGRTHTLPENSQDAPFSDEFDYAVLTVDLGRRWFGEVALLHRRSHTLLVTDSIVSIPDEPPEVVQLDPYPLLFHAKDSAADPVRDIPANRRKGWHRVTLFALYFQPQALATPTLLEAVRESFKAPDRSKKAYFGLFPFRWKPDWQAAFKLLSRNGQLLVAPILQALILNRAPKETIAWANQVASWDFQQIIPCHFDAPIAATPQQFRQAFAFLEKQPLQRGLLSDGSWTLPKDDIEFLNELSQTLTQVRVVPPAQDKV